The Syntrophobacterales bacterium nucleotide sequence CGCCGACGTAAATCTGACAGGGTTCTTGGGATCCTCCTTTTTGTCCATATAAAGCAGTTCGTCGTTATTGAGCGTGCCGAGGAACACCGTGGTGCCCACTTTCATTTTTAGCTGGGAAAGATGGGGAGACGCGATCCTTCTCAGGGAAAAAGAATTATACACAATACTCCCGAGTTCGAATAACCGGATACCGAGAGAATATCTCTTGGTTTCCGGGTCTTGTTTTAAGAAACTGTATTTTACCAGTGTCGAGCAAAGCCTGAGCACTGTGGCTCTGGGCAGGGTCAGAATGGAGGAAATCTGCGCCAGGGTGAGATTCTCCTTTTCCGTATCGAATGTATTCAATATTTGCAGGGCTCTTTCCAGAGATCTGTTGTAAAAGCCTTCTTCTTTTTCTTGGATCATATGTTCCGTTAAGTGAAATTAAGTTTGATTAATCTGCAACAGAATGTCCTCGGAGTCAACAGTACTTTTAGGCTGCAGAGCATTTCTTTATCTGTTTTAGGAACGTTCCCATGCCCTTTTTTGAACCCCGGTGGATCCCCCTCCGTTATTTCACGACTCTACCTGCCTACCGGCCTTACCCCTGCTTTGTGCCGATGGCGAAGAGGCGGGGCCTGTCCCTGATACTCGAAACTGTAAGCTTCTTAAGCAACATCTCATTCACAACGGCACCAGAGAGAATATAAGCTAACTATTCCGTCTAATGCAATGCTTGTTCGTAGAATGATATTATCACGTCCATAATTTTTGTCAAGAAAAAAGTATCTTTTCTTTGACCGGCAACGGCCGACCGGCTCGCTCATCCAATTTATGCTCATCTTATCTTATGCTCATCCCCGAACCGCCATCCATTTCCCGTAATTTTTATGGTGAAAGAGAATGTAATCGTGCTGTTTTAAATTCAACCGAACGCACGGAGATATGTGTATATACAGAGATGTTTTTCGTCGCACGGTTCATGCTGTTTCTTGGTTATCGCGGCCAGCCCATGCCAGCGCCCCTCAGCCAATTCAAGGTACCGCCGTTATGTCGCTTCTTATATGGATACGTTCGCCCTCCCCGTAGGCGGCGCTGTACTTATCATGCAATTTATTCTCCATTACCGGACTTATCCGACTTATCCTGGTAGTCCCGGCGGACTATATCTGCCAAAAGCTATAAGGCCGCTTTTTTATTGCGTTTATATGCACGATGGATTGCAAGATTGAGGACAGGCGGCTTAAGAAGCTCATACCGCCAGCACTTTTCGTATTATGTTGCATTACCTTGAAAAACTTACTATAATCTGCGCGATAAATCCCCTTAGGAGGATACAAGTTGGACGGACATATTTATAAGGCCTTTGACTTGGAATTGAAGGAACTCAAGGAAAAACTGCTCTACGAGGGCGGCTTGGTGGAACAGGCAATCAGAGACGCCACCACGGCGCTTCTTGAGCGGGACCCAAAGTTAGCCGAGAAGGTCATTGACGACGACCATCTCGTTAACGCCAAGGAGGTGGAGATTGATGAATTCTGTCTCAAGCTCCTTGCCCTTCGCCAGCCGGCAGCACGGGACCTGAGGTTCATCACCACGGCCATCAAGATTAATTACGACCTTGAACGGATCGGTGACATGGCGGTGAATATTTCCGAACGGGTGTTGGAACTCAACCAGGAACCGCAACTAAAGCCCTACATAGACCTCCCCACAATGGCGGAATCCGTCCAGCTCATGGTAAAGAAAAGCCTCGACGCTTTCGTGAAGGAAGACGTCAATCTGGCCAGACAAGTAACAAAAGAAGACGAAAAGGTGGATCAGCTTCTCGAACAGGTATTCCGTGAACTGCTCACCTATATGATGCAGGATTTGAAGACCATATCCAGGGCCACAAGACTTCTTTTCATTTCCAAATACCTTGAAAGAATGGCGGATCACGCGGTAAATATCGCCGAGCTTGTAATATTCATGGTTGAAGGAAAAATTATAAGGCATCTGAAGGATAACGCCGGAGAATAACATAGTGACGCGAGCCTTTGGTATTTTCTCCCTTGCCGTGATTTTGTTTCTGTCTGGTTGTTACGGGTCGTTCATGGACGGGCAGAGGGAGAAGAAACAGACCATTACCGTCGCAGGCTCCACATCCGTAATGCCATTTACTGAAAAACTGGCCGAGCATTTCATGGTCGACCATCCCCAGTTCGTGATAGATGTGCAGGGCGGTGGTTCTACCGCCGGCATCCAGGCATGCATGAACCGGACCGTCAATATAGGCATGTCTTCGAGACAACTAAAAGAAGACGAAATGGTCCTGAAGGAAACTGTCATCTGCTTCGACGGGATATCAATTGTAGTGCACCCCAAAAACCCCGTTGGCCAACTTACGCTCACGCAGGTGGCCGATATTTATGCGGGCCGGATAACCAGATGGAGCGAACTCGGCTGGGTGGACAGGAAAATTGACATTATCACGAGGGAGGAAGGTTCTGGGACCCGCGGGTCCTTTGAAGATCTGGTGATGAAAAAATTGGACATCGACGACAGCATAATGGTTCAGG carries:
- a CDS encoding IclR family transcriptional regulator, with protein sequence MIQEKEEGFYNRSLERALQILNTFDTEKENLTLAQISSILTLPRATVLRLCSTLVKYSFLKQDPETKRYSLGIRLFELGSIVYNSFSLRRIASPHLSQLKMKVGTTVFLGTLNNDELLYMDKKEDPKNPVRFTSAIGRRRPPYWGMLGPAILAHQSDSEIDRILDKHRLEPTAKKSFVNKEEFVAWLRQIREQGFAIDDERAMDGISGVAAPIRDASGRVFAAVGIAFISSSLDSKGVDRIVKEATATANNISRELGCTEIKE
- the phoU gene encoding phosphate signaling complex protein PhoU encodes the protein MDGHIYKAFDLELKELKEKLLYEGGLVEQAIRDATTALLERDPKLAEKVIDDDHLVNAKEVEIDEFCLKLLALRQPAARDLRFITTAIKINYDLERIGDMAVNISERVLELNQEPQLKPYIDLPTMAESVQLMVKKSLDAFVKEDVNLARQVTKEDEKVDQLLEQVFRELLTYMMQDLKTISRATRLLFISKYLERMADHAVNIAELVIFMVEGKIIRHLKDNAGE
- a CDS encoding phosphate ABC transporter substrate-binding protein: MTRAFGIFSLAVILFLSGCYGSFMDGQREKKQTITVAGSTSVMPFTEKLAEHFMVDHPQFVIDVQGGGSTAGIQACMNRTVNIGMSSRQLKEDEMVLKETVICFDGISIVVHPKNPVGQLTLTQVADIYAGRITRWSELGWVDRKIDIITREEGSGTRGSFEDLVMKKLDIDDSIMVQDSNGSVREIVATDPYALGYISMGLVDKRVKVLAVDGILPTVDNIKAKRYRIVRPFLYLTNEDSTANVKTFIDYVLNKDGQRILRKEGLISVND